In the genome of Nitrospinota bacterium, the window GGCGGTGATGGAGGCGGCCTCCTCGGCCTGGCCCACGAAATCGGTGATGAGGTCTGCCGAGGCGTCGGCGCCCTTCATCCACCACTTTATCGTCACCGTGGCGAAGGCTATCGGGTGGGAGATGAGAAGGTCGGAAAAGCGGGAGAAGCCCGCAACCGTCTTGCTGTTAGCGAAAGAGAGCCTAAGCTCGCGGGGCTCGTTGGTCTTCGAAAAATCGTCGAAGCCGCCGACGACATCGGGCAGCTCCGTAAGCAGGCCCAAATAATCGTTCCCATCGGGGGCCGAGCTTATCGATTGGTCCGAGACGCGGATCGTCAACCCGTCGGCAAACGCGACGGTCACGAGAGCCCGCGCGTCTATCCCCCGCATCAAAGATTGGGCCATTGCTGGCGCGGTCAGGGTTTTCAAAGGCTATGCCTTTCTATCTACCAGGGTAGCTGGCTACTGCGTTAATGGCGCTCGATACAGCTTCATTAGCTGACGAAGCACCGTGGCCTACGAGGTAGCCTGCTACTCAATTCGCTTCCCGAAGGTTCAGCTTGATGTTCCAGCGCCCATCGCTCGCCAGAACGACCTGAACGGGCCTAACCAGCTCCATCCAGTACCGGCTAGTGGACGCGTCCAAATCCCAAAACCAAAACGGCTTTAAGCTGTCGCCGCCCGCCGCCTCTTCGGCGAGTAGGGTGTCCTTGAAGCTGGTCGGGACGTTGGCGACCTCGATCCGAAGGGTCTTTTGCGTATTGCCCCGCTTGGCTTTGAAGGCGGCGCCCGACGGGCCGCGTAGGACGGTTATGTTAGGCGCCTTGCCCAAGGCCGCCCCGAAGCGATAATTGCGCTCGAAGGTCTTCTGCTCGGTGAGAAAGAGCTCTCCCACCTCCGGGGCGCTCGAAGGGGCCGTGATGCGGAGCCGCCAGTAGCGTTTCGTGAGCGGGCCTCCCGAGACGCTGAGCTCTATCGTCCCCGCCGCCGCGACGAAGGAACCCGCTCCCCCGTCGTAGCCGCTCCAGACCGCGTTGTCGGGGGAGTGCTCCAGAAAGCAGGTGAGGCCGGTCAGGTTGTGGCCCGCGATGAGGGCTGTATCGACCTTGAATGCGCCAGAGGCGCCTTGATCTATGTTGATGGCCTTGTCTCCCGAGGCGTCCGCCGCCTTCCAGGGGAAGACGAGGTCTCTGTCGTAGAGGTGCTCCTTCGGGTTTCCGGACGCGGCATCGGTCACCGTCACGACGGCGCCGCTCTGCTCCAGGAGGTTGGCGAAGGCGAATTGGACGGTGGGCATTAGGCGCTACCCCCTCCCCGTCCCATGTTGATGGTGTCGGGGTCAGGGGCGACCCCGACTACCCATATAGGCTGCATCAGGCCGCCCCCCTTCTCTGGTGGCGGGCGACGACCTTGGCTATCTGGCGGCCGTCGAGGTTGACCGGCACCACGATCGTAATCTCGCTTCCTCCTCCGCCCTCCCTCGCAGCGAGCTCGTCGAAGGCGCGCTGGACCTCGGGAGAGCGCTCGGCCCGGCTGAACGGGACGACGAGCTCGGCCTGGCCCCTCTCGCTCGTCATCAACAGGGTCGGCTGGGTTGTGACGGCGCCGTGCTGGGCGATACCTATATTGGAGAACTGAGCGTCGAATCGGGCCCTAAGCTGCGCCCCCGTCAGGGCGGTCGTAAAGCTAACTGCGCCGAACTCGCCCAGGGCGGATGCGGCCCGCCGGGCTGACGCCACGATCCGGTTTAGGGCGGCGGTGGATTGATTGATCGAAGAAGCCATCTTGCTCTGGGCGACTGCCGCCTGTCGGGAGACCTGACTTATTGCTCCTAAGGCCGACGCAAGGCGGATCGCCTCGACCGTCTCCCCGGCCAGCGCGTTGGTCATCTGCTGGAGCGCGGGGGATGCGGCCTTGATGGAGGCGGCCAGATCGATGGCCTCGAGCGACCGCTTAACGTTCGTCCCTACGACGCTGATTCTCTGGAGCGCCTGCGAGCCACGCTCGCCCAGACGGGCCAGGGCCCGCTCGGCCCTGACCGAGGCGCTGGAGACCTCCTCCCGGCCGGTTATTTTAAGGCTGACTTCAAAGGCCTGCGCCATTACCTCTTCATCCTCTCTTCAAGCACGTCCGCTACGACTATCTCCAGCAGGGCCAGGGAGCGCCACTCGGCGTGAGTGAGGTCGTCGGGGCCGAACCTGCAGCCCGCCTGGATATGCTGGCGTATTTCCATAATGTGAAGCGCCCAGCCCTCTGCTCCCCCTGAGGCGGACTGCTCCTCGCCCTTCGCTGCGTCAAGGGGGCAGTCGTCGCAACCTTCTGCCTCGATCCTCCGCTTGATACAGACATCTTCACCGGGGCACTCCCTGCCTTCTAAGATGCGCCGGAAGGCGCATGCAAGTTTTTTCCCAACTCCTCCTGATCCTCTGCGGCCACGGCGCTCGATGCCGCTACCGCCTCGACCTTGTGGAGGAGGGGCACGTGGGACTTCCACTCGGAAATCTCGGGCGTGAGCTCCTTGCCCTCGATGGTGTAGCCCTCTACGCGAACCGCTGTCTGGTCCCAGAGCCATTCGTCGGCCTCGGCCGGGGAGCGTCGCAGGGTCGCCTTGCCTCTGCGGACCTCAAACTCGCTCCGCATCCGGCTGTAAGTCCGAAGCTCCGAGGCGGCGGGCTCACGCAGAACGTGAACTAGCCGGTGCTCTTCTCCGCCCCGCTCGGCGACCAGGTGGATTCTCGTCTCTTGCCAACAGCCTACCTCGTAGCTCATATCGGCCCCCCTAGGCCATGTAGCTGGCGATGTTGTTGCGCACTGTAATGTCGAGCGGGTAGCCGCTCGTGGCGTCGTGGAAGACGTTCGCCTCGATATCGTAGACCGCCATGCCGTCCTCAAAGCCCATGGGCAGGGCCCGGTATGAGAGCCGGGGAAGCGTGATGGTGAGAGTGTGCTTGTAAGCGCCTTCGATGGCAGCCCCAACCGCCGTTATGATGGCCTTCAGGTAGTCGCCTGCCTCGAGGTGGTCGCGCTCGACGGCGTCGGCTACGAGCAGGCGGAAGGCGAGCTCGACCTCCCGGCGCTTTCCGTACTCAAGCCGGCCCCTGTAGAGCCCGCTGCCGGGGAAGTAGCCGTCATCTTCCATCGGGTTGTTGGCGACCGATAGGTTGAAGCTCTTAATACGGGAGGAAACGTCCACCTCGCTACCGGTCGGGCCGACTTGGAAGGTCACCCCGTGCATGCGCAAAAAGCTGCCGGCCGTCACCGACGGCATGGCGAGCGTCGAAGTCTCCCTGTATCCGCTGCCCACCAAATTCACTTTTAGTTGAAGCCGCCCCGGGCTCTCTGCGGAAATCTCGAAATCGGCGACAGCCAAGTCCCGATACAGGCTTTTCAGCGCAGCGCCGCTGGTGGCCTGCTCGACGAGGGAGGTCACGGGGAGAGAAACGGAGCTCGTAATGAAGCGGCACTGGTGGTCGTAGGTGTTGGGCGCGCCGACGCTGTCGGGCTGGGATGTGGTCACCTGGCCCAGTCCGAAGGCCGCCGCCCAGCCGGCCATGAGCGAGGTGAGATCGAAGTTGCGGGTTACTCGGACGTCCCACCGCTCGATCTCCTGCGACTCCGGGAATCCGCCTGAGGCGACCCCCCGCCCTGCCTGCTCTGAATCTGTCTCGACCGTCGGCGTCCTCACCACCACGTCGGGCCCCTTGAAGGGGGTCGCGAGGGTGAGGTCGGCGTCGGCGAGCTTCGTCCCATAAGCCGACTGCTTCTTCGTGGAGAAAGCCCAAAGGACGTCAAAATCGCGCTCAGACATACATTACCCCTCCTCCGCCTCGGCGTGCTCCCTTCCCGTATGGACAGGGCGGCCAGGGCCTTCTTAAGGCAAGGCTGCCCCTACACAGGAGTAAAATCGACGCTGATTTCATATGTCGCCTCGTAGATTGAAGCATCCCTGGTGTTGATCACGAACCGCTCGGCCACGGGCTCGGGCGGGCCGACGTCCAGGCCCAGGGACTTATTGGCAATGAGGCCCCGAACATCCCGGAGCATCTGGTAGGTCCCGGTCATTTCAACGTCACCCCGCCTCTGGGCTTTTTCCCCTCGGAGGTTCCGGGAGGCCACGACCACCAGGAAACGCATCGTCTCGTCGTAGACCCCCTTGGCGGACTTGGTATAGCGGCTTGAGTCGTAGACAACGAGCAGGGCGGGGAATAGCTTCAACACCCGGCTCAAGTCCTCGTCCTCGAGCTCGCCCTGGTAGCTGTCCACGATGCGTGCATAGCCTCCCCCGCCCACCGGGCCGATGGGGGCCGCGTTTATGGCTGCCAGGATCGCGTCTTCGACCTGCGTTATGGTCTCGTTAGCCACGTTGTTCCCTTGTAGGGACAGCCTTTAGGCTGTCCGGCCTTTAGTGCCCCAAGCCCGCGGACAGGGTGAACCCTGTCCCTACACAGCTGATGACGACCCATCTGACACGCTAAATCCCACCCGCCAGGTGCTCCCCGACTATTCTGGCGATTACTTCCACGTCGGACTTTTGGAAGACAAGATAGGGCCTGGCGGGGATTGTGGTCGCGTGGCCCCGCCCGGCCCGGCCACCGAACTGGTGTATCCGGGCGTATATGACGTTCGATCCAACCGCGAGTTCATCTCGCTCCGCCCTGAAGGTGATGGAGCCCATAAGCCTCCCGGTATCGACCAGTAGCTTCGTCTTGGGCGCCTTGGCCTTGAGCGTCGCCGAAGCCAACGGTTTCCATCTCGTGGGCCTCCCTCCGGCCCTGAAGTTCTCCCTGATTGAGCGGAGCATGTGGAAGCCCCCGGCCCGAAGGGGGACGGTAAGGTCCTTCGCCCTTTCCCGGATGCCCCGCAGCGCGGCCTCTGCTCCGCCTAAGGCGGACAAGCCCTCAACGTTGATGTGGACCGAAAATCCTGACATAAGATGTCCTCCAGGGACCGCA includes:
- a CDS encoding phage virion morphogenesis protein; this encodes MSGFSVHINVEGLSALGGAEAALRGIRERAKDLTVPLRAGGFHMLRSIRENFRAGGRPTRWKPLASATLKAKAPKTKLLVDTGRLMGSITFRAERDELAVGSNVIYARIHQFGGRAGRGHATTIPARPYLVFQKSDVEVIARIVGEHLAGGI
- a CDS encoding DUF1834 family protein, producing MANETITQVEDAILAAINAAPIGPVGGGGYARIVDSYQGELEDEDLSRVLKLFPALLVVYDSSRYTKSAKGVYDETMRFLVVVASRNLRGEKAQRRGDVEMTGTYQMLRDVRGLIANKSLGLDVGPPEPVAERFVINTRDASIYEATYEISVDFTPV